In the Pedobacter cryoconitis genome, GGAACAACTACTGCAAAAATGATCAACTGTGCTAATCCGGAATGTAATGAGCATATTACCCAGTGTGATGAATGCGGTACAAAGTTAGAAGGATGCTGCTCTGCTGCCTGTGTAACTAATCCACGCCGTCGTCCTTATGACGGAACAGGATACTATGTAAAAGTTCCTCAGCAAGTAAACGTTGCTGTAAAATAAAATCATATCCTATTTTAATCTGACTGCTTATCATTCGAAATTTTAATCAGTCAGATTAACCATACCCCATTTTATAACCATAAATATTTTATTAGATTTGATTACGGGAGCCTGCTTAAATTTCGGGCAGATTATAAATCCTGGCTATATAACATTGTCAAATCATATACAAAACGATCAGGGGATACTTTTACAGCAACTCATTGCTGGAGACGAAAGTGGTTTTGCCGGCTTATACGACCTGTATAACCGCCCTATATATAACTTTATCATTAAATTTGTACACTCTGTCCCCCTGGCAGAAGACCTTACACAAGAAGTTTTCATTAAAATATGGGAAAACAGGCTTTACCTTCAGGGGGTAAAATCATTCAAAGCTTATCTTTATACCGTTGCCCGTAACCATACATTGAATAGCCTTAAAGTTGTTTTCCGTTCGGAAGCAGCTATTGGAGAAGTTATCAATAGTTTCATTGACACCAGAAGTGAAGTAGAAGAAGATATTTTACACAAAGAATATCTTGAATTTTTAAGGAAAACAATGGATTCACTTCCAGAACGTACCCGTCAGATCTTCAAACTTTGCCGTGAACAGGAAAAAACTTATGATGAAGTTGCTAAATCTCTAAACATTTCCAGGAATGCTGTAAAAAATCACATGGTTCAATCGATGAAACTGTTAAGTTCTTCTATCAAAAAAGAATTCGGGATCTCTTTAACCCTGTTCATGATCATTTTAGATGGCATTCGATAGTAAAAGCATTTAGCATCGCATAAAAACTCTTTTTTTTAAAATTTTAGCTACCCTACTCCTTCTTTTTATTGTCTTAGTAATAAGAGTCAGTAAATATGAATGAAGACTACCTCAGAAAATTAGTTAAAAGATATCTTGATAAAAAATCAACAGACGAGGAGCTGGAGGTTTTCGTATACCTGATGAAACAGGGCAAACTTGATCCTTATATCAAAGAGGCCATGGATACTACCATTCAACAGGTCACTGCCGAAGAT is a window encoding:
- a CDS encoding RNA polymerase sigma factor, with the translated sequence MSNHIQNDQGILLQQLIAGDESGFAGLYDLYNRPIYNFIIKFVHSVPLAEDLTQEVFIKIWENRLYLQGVKSFKAYLYTVARNHTLNSLKVVFRSEAAIGEVINSFIDTRSEVEEDILHKEYLEFLRKTMDSLPERTRQIFKLCREQEKTYDEVAKSLNISRNAVKNHMVQSMKLLSSSIKKEFGISLTLFMIILDGIR